Proteins encoded together in one Myxococcus stipitatus window:
- a CDS encoding RNA polymerase sigma factor — MEAFRRGDPAVLTAVYRAYSSEVLRYLSRRFAVGTDAAGRTVALSALDLDAAHQETFVRAFRPPMRQAYDGVRPYLGFLLTVARSTAIDLMRASGRVAREAIPLEEAPELGRLPNEGRSPEEEALGAEVRALVRRFLDALPEEARALAQLRFMEGLSQESAAERLRLTRGEVRVRERRLRTQFTEHLRSSGWLETAADTGRLALGVLLATLALCLLRSIPS, encoded by the coding sequence ATGGAGGCGTTCCGGCGAGGAGACCCGGCGGTGCTGACCGCGGTGTACCGCGCGTACTCGTCCGAGGTCCTGCGCTACCTGTCCCGCCGCTTCGCAGTGGGCACGGACGCGGCGGGGCGCACGGTGGCGCTGTCCGCGCTGGACCTGGACGCCGCGCACCAGGAGACCTTCGTGCGCGCGTTCCGGCCGCCCATGCGCCAGGCCTACGACGGGGTGCGGCCCTACCTGGGCTTCCTGTTGACGGTGGCGCGCTCGACGGCCATCGACCTGATGCGGGCCTCCGGCCGGGTGGCGCGCGAGGCCATTCCCCTGGAGGAGGCGCCGGAGCTGGGCCGGCTGCCCAACGAGGGGCGCAGCCCGGAGGAGGAGGCGCTGGGCGCGGAGGTGCGCGCGCTGGTGCGGCGCTTCCTGGACGCGCTGCCGGAGGAGGCTCGCGCGCTGGCGCAGCTGCGGTTCATGGAGGGACTGTCCCAGGAGTCCGCGGCCGAGCGGCTCCGATTGACGCGGGGGGAAGTGCGCGTGCGCGAGCGGAGGCTGCGCACGCAGTTCACCGAACACCTGAGGTCCTCGGGCTGGCTGGAGACGGCCGCCGACACGGGCCGCCTGGCGCTGGGGGTGCTCCTGGCCACCCTGGCCCTGTGCCTCCTGCGGAGCATCCCATCATGA
- a CDS encoding caspase family protein has protein sequence MKRLGVLLGVAALLAARDASAEALVRRALVIAHNGSDDPSLPSLRFADDDGVLWAETLQRLGVETTLLVDPDEATRASQRPVLAGARPPTPDEVRREVARLRAASLADDELGRETDVLVIYVGHGNTDEAGRAYFTLAGGRLDKASLYADVVDPLGADYVHLIVDACRASGVVGSRGGAAEAAVLAELRGMLAREQLATRPTVGALFAESEDGETHEWSRIRAGVFSHVARSGLLGAADINGDGLVEYSELGAFVSASLQGVKGLPARLSIHAFAPTRSPRRALVGPAPAGPSLTLTTGFGHSRVSVEDADGRRLADVRRSEEQYVLLRLPEREEYWVRTPTTETRVTLAELGGGGPGMTPRELQERGPAEEALRRGLFAVPLDKDFYDQYVATSGLVPVDLSRAFPPTPGGPRPFHLGPPTSGPAWEVGVLGHAAPLGLDGLSTGLSLSWRGAELESLPLYYGARAAYSLMPVSFQGIRLHRVTVQGLLGTRGVAGTPLFAEVGVGWGLLGVAARDARMGDPTLWTTHAAAGVEGRLLGLRMRLAATLAGDRVTLDGDDRWDRMFGFELAFRR, from the coding sequence ATGAAAAGATTGGGAGTGCTCCTCGGGGTCGCCGCGCTGCTCGCCGCTCGCGACGCCTCGGCGGAAGCGCTGGTGCGCCGGGCCCTCGTCATCGCCCACAACGGCAGCGACGACCCGTCGCTGCCCTCGCTGCGCTTCGCGGACGACGACGGGGTGCTGTGGGCGGAGACGCTCCAGCGGCTGGGCGTGGAGACGACGCTGCTGGTGGATCCGGACGAGGCCACGCGCGCCAGCCAGCGGCCGGTGCTCGCGGGGGCCCGTCCGCCCACGCCGGACGAGGTGAGGCGCGAGGTGGCGCGGCTGCGCGCCGCCAGCCTCGCCGACGACGAGCTGGGCCGCGAGACGGACGTGCTCGTCATCTACGTGGGCCACGGCAACACGGACGAGGCGGGGCGCGCGTACTTCACGCTGGCCGGGGGGCGGCTGGACAAGGCGAGCCTCTACGCGGACGTGGTGGACCCGCTCGGCGCGGACTACGTGCACCTCATCGTCGACGCGTGCCGCGCGTCCGGCGTGGTGGGCAGCCGGGGCGGCGCGGCGGAGGCGGCGGTGCTCGCGGAGCTGCGCGGGATGCTCGCGCGCGAGCAGCTGGCCACGCGCCCCACCGTGGGCGCCCTCTTCGCGGAGAGCGAGGACGGCGAGACGCATGAATGGTCCCGCATCCGCGCGGGCGTCTTCAGCCACGTGGCGCGCTCGGGGTTGCTGGGCGCGGCGGACATCAACGGCGACGGCCTGGTGGAGTACAGCGAGCTGGGGGCCTTCGTGTCCGCCTCGCTCCAGGGCGTCAAGGGCCTGCCGGCGCGGCTGAGCATCCACGCCTTCGCGCCCACCCGTTCGCCGCGCCGCGCGCTCGTGGGCCCCGCGCCCGCCGGGCCCAGCCTCACGCTGACCACCGGCTTCGGCCACTCGCGCGTGTCCGTGGAGGACGCGGACGGGCGGCGGCTGGCGGACGTGCGGCGCTCGGAGGAACAGTACGTGCTGCTGCGGCTGCCCGAGCGCGAGGAGTACTGGGTCCGCACGCCCACCACCGAGACCCGCGTCACGCTGGCGGAGCTGGGCGGCGGCGGGCCGGGCATGACGCCCCGCGAGTTGCAGGAGCGTGGCCCCGCGGAGGAGGCGCTGCGCCGGGGCCTGTTCGCCGTGCCCCTGGACAAGGACTTCTACGACCAGTACGTGGCCACCTCCGGCCTGGTGCCGGTGGACCTGTCGCGCGCCTTCCCGCCGACGCCCGGCGGCCCCCGGCCCTTCCACCTGGGCCCCCCCACCTCCGGCCCCGCGTGGGAGGTGGGCGTGCTGGGCCACGCCGCGCCGCTGGGGCTCGACGGCCTGTCCACGGGCCTGAGCCTGTCCTGGCGCGGCGCGGAGCTGGAGTCGCTGCCGCTCTACTACGGCGCTCGCGCCGCCTACTCGTTGATGCCGGTGTCGTTCCAGGGCATCCGCCTGCACCGCGTCACGGTGCAGGGGCTGCTGGGCACGCGCGGCGTGGCGGGCACCCCGCTGTTCGCGGAGGTGGGCGTGGGCTGGGGCCTGCTGGGCGTGGCGGCGCGTGACGCGCGCATGGGGGACCCCACGCTGTGGACGACCCACGCGGCCGCGGGCGTGGAGGGACGGTTGCTGGGGCTGCGCATGAGGCTGGCCGCCACCCTGGCCGGGGACCGCGTCACGCTGGATGGGGACGACCGGTGGGACCGGATGTTCGGCTTCGAGCTGGCCTTCCGGCGCTGA
- a CDS encoding DUF7151 family protein, giving the protein MRRFWMTVLVLATTGCGDIDLEQLVRQHPALTRIQVEPPGAHCEHGGQAVHSGLDLDDDGTLSDEEVKRTEFLCAAAPRPILVDTRTVAPGLTCPLGGAVLRAGLDTDGDGVLSDLETARELTSCRKAEDVRYRLTALDTTSSACAPWGTRVEAGPDLDGDGLLGDGELRTETVICVRSDLARVRLQAEPGGARCPAGGTRVDVGTDADADGIFEDGEVTARTFVCQPLHTYVGDYHVRDATDLVLLQSLSHIQGALRIHATALTEVVAPSLMVVQGELSLQANEALTRVELPGLRFVAGDVNLLQNGKLETLVLGDAPLGPLWVGGSLWLYASDSLTTLAGLNGVIPRGDLQVEDNALLEDGGAFTRITALPGDLRFMGNPRLASLPLPQLRSVGGTVSITRNDALTSLSGTRLEEVGAHVVIAGNAGLTDLTGMPELGRVHGTLSIFENPRLTTTRGLSGLRRVGGLEFARNDALEEVGEGLSALEAVSGELRFQENAALTHLGRFAFLSTVEGLELVSNPLLTDVSGLERVTELRFLVVQTHERLQGLEGLGHLRSLWTLNIRGNTGLTHLGLEGLQTVTDNFYITHNRALPTCLARELATRVYTALAPDLEGNDDAATCPPPPPPDSSP; this is encoded by the coding sequence ATGCGACGGTTCTGGATGACGGTGCTCGTGCTCGCCACGACGGGCTGCGGCGATATCGACCTGGAGCAGCTCGTCCGGCAGCACCCGGCCCTCACCCGCATCCAGGTGGAGCCGCCGGGCGCGCACTGCGAGCATGGCGGACAGGCCGTCCACTCCGGCCTCGACCTGGACGACGACGGCACGCTGTCCGACGAGGAGGTGAAGCGGACCGAGTTCCTCTGCGCCGCCGCGCCGCGGCCCATCCTCGTCGACACCCGCACCGTCGCGCCCGGGCTGACGTGTCCCCTGGGCGGCGCGGTGCTCCGCGCCGGCCTGGACACCGACGGTGACGGCGTCCTGTCCGACCTGGAGACCGCCCGCGAGCTGACCTCGTGCCGGAAGGCGGAGGACGTGCGCTATCGCCTGACGGCCCTCGACACGACCTCCAGCGCGTGCGCGCCGTGGGGGACCCGCGTGGAGGCGGGGCCGGACCTGGACGGCGATGGGCTGCTCGGCGACGGCGAGCTGCGCACGGAGACCGTCATCTGCGTCAGGTCGGACCTCGCCCGCGTGCGCTTGCAGGCGGAGCCCGGGGGCGCGCGCTGTCCGGCGGGAGGGACCCGCGTGGACGTGGGCACCGACGCGGACGCGGACGGCATCTTCGAGGACGGCGAGGTCACCGCGCGGACGTTCGTATGCCAGCCGCTGCACACCTATGTCGGCGACTACCATGTCCGGGACGCCACCGACCTCGTGCTGCTCCAGAGCCTCTCCCACATCCAGGGCGCGCTGCGCATCCACGCCACGGCGCTGACGGAGGTGGTGGCGCCCTCCCTCATGGTGGTGCAGGGGGAGCTCTCCCTCCAGGCCAACGAAGCCCTCACCCGCGTGGAGCTGCCGGGCCTGCGCTTCGTGGCGGGCGACGTCAACCTCCTCCAGAACGGGAAGCTGGAGACGCTCGTGCTCGGCGACGCGCCCCTGGGCCCGCTGTGGGTGGGCGGCTCGCTGTGGCTCTACGCGAGCGACAGCCTCACCACGCTGGCGGGCCTCAACGGCGTGATTCCGCGCGGCGACCTCCAGGTGGAGGACAACGCCCTCTTGGAGGACGGGGGCGCGTTCACGCGCATCACCGCGCTGCCCGGCGACCTGCGCTTCATGGGCAACCCCCGGCTGGCGTCGCTGCCCTTGCCCCAGCTGAGGTCCGTGGGAGGCACCGTGAGCATCACCCGCAACGACGCGCTGACGAGCCTGTCCGGCACGCGGCTCGAGGAGGTGGGGGCGCACGTGGTCATCGCGGGCAACGCCGGGCTGACGGACCTGACCGGCATGCCGGAGCTCGGCCGCGTCCACGGCACGCTGTCCATCTTCGAGAACCCGAGGCTGACCACCACGCGGGGGTTGAGCGGCCTGCGGCGCGTGGGCGGGCTCGAGTTCGCCAGGAACGACGCCCTGGAGGAAGTGGGCGAAGGCCTGTCGGCCCTGGAGGCCGTGAGCGGCGAGCTCCGGTTCCAGGAGAACGCGGCGCTGACGCACCTGGGGCGCTTCGCCTTCCTGTCGACCGTGGAGGGCCTCGAGCTCGTCTCCAACCCCCTCTTGACGGATGTCTCCGGGCTGGAGCGTGTGACGGAGCTGCGCTTCCTGGTGGTGCAGACCCACGAGCGCCTCCAGGGCCTCGAGGGGCTCGGACACCTGCGCTCCCTGTGGACGCTCAACATCCGGGGCAACACGGGGCTGACGCACCTGGGGCTGGAGGGCCTCCAGACGGTCACCGACAACTTCTACATCACCCACAACCGCGCGCTGCCCACGTGCCTGGCGCGGGAGCTGGCCACGCGCGTCTACACCGCCTTGGCGCCAGACCTCGAGGGCAACGACGACGCGGCCACCTGCCCTCCACCGCCCCCACCGGATTCATCGCCTTGA
- a CDS encoding DUF7151 family protein, which translates to MRRTWLVTLLLGLTACDAIQLGDLLKGSPLARIEPEPAGEHCPLGGRAVHVGSDVDGDGVLDDAEVTSTQYTCDTASADVLVVIEAVGAGEKCARGGQVSRAGRDVNGDKLLDATEVLREVYACAPEIAHPVITQVREGLAPGTNCSGTATLVDAGHDLDGDGQLSVIERRTTLALCFGPASHIVLELYPQEVAPDCPGGGTRIIASLDLNGNGQIDLNEPQGYDYVCDEHHTFDGSYYAHDDVDLGALQGVSHIRGSLIVKHARASLTALDLPALEGIDGDLVIANDDGLTRVSIPRLLAVGGDLDVESNGMLADVALGGAQNLALWVGGSLTLTNNARLEGLDGFAYVAPRKNIFLRANATLAHPEGKPGLPYVTQLSGQLVVANNGKLEQLPLPNLAHVAGPVLIEANDALRSAVGTQLRSVGGDLTLQRNARLESLGGLGKLTSVDGKLTLHSNTALTSMAGLDVLHHVGDLQVSAHPNLAHVGDLEALQVVDGDITFTDNPQARSVRGLSLLTRVGHLDITGHESLASLTGLANLAQARAVTVSATRVLTTLSDLEALKDVGSLTLERNAELGQVDLPALENVTEDFIVRDNPRLATCQANQVANLVFKGPEKARVIEGNNDAASCP; encoded by the coding sequence ATGCGAAGGACCTGGTTGGTCACCCTGCTGCTCGGGCTGACGGCGTGCGACGCCATCCAGCTGGGAGACCTCCTGAAGGGCTCGCCGCTCGCGCGCATCGAGCCCGAACCCGCGGGGGAGCATTGCCCCCTGGGTGGCAGGGCGGTACACGTCGGCTCGGATGTCGACGGCGACGGGGTGCTCGACGACGCGGAGGTGACGAGCACGCAGTACACCTGCGACACCGCCAGCGCGGACGTGCTGGTCGTCATCGAAGCCGTGGGCGCCGGCGAGAAATGCGCGCGGGGCGGGCAGGTCTCCCGGGCGGGTCGCGACGTGAATGGCGACAAGCTGCTGGACGCCACCGAGGTCCTGCGCGAGGTCTACGCCTGCGCGCCCGAAATCGCGCATCCCGTCATCACCCAGGTCCGCGAGGGCCTGGCGCCCGGGACGAACTGCAGCGGCACCGCCACCCTGGTGGACGCGGGCCACGACCTGGACGGTGACGGACAGCTCTCCGTCATCGAGCGGCGCACCACCCTCGCCCTGTGCTTCGGCCCGGCCAGCCACATCGTGCTGGAGTTGTACCCGCAGGAGGTCGCGCCCGACTGCCCGGGCGGAGGCACGCGCATCATCGCCTCGCTGGACCTGAATGGTAACGGGCAGATCGACCTGAACGAGCCCCAGGGCTACGACTACGTCTGCGACGAGCACCACACGTTCGACGGCAGCTACTACGCCCATGACGACGTGGACCTCGGGGCGCTCCAGGGGGTCTCCCACATCCGCGGCTCGCTCATCGTCAAGCACGCGCGGGCCTCGCTCACCGCGCTGGACCTGCCCGCCCTGGAAGGCATCGACGGCGACCTCGTCATCGCGAACGACGACGGCCTGACGCGCGTGAGCATTCCCCGCCTCCTCGCCGTGGGGGGCGACCTGGACGTCGAGTCCAACGGCATGCTGGCGGACGTGGCGCTGGGCGGAGCGCAGAACCTGGCGCTGTGGGTGGGCGGGAGCCTGACCCTCACCAACAACGCGCGGCTGGAGGGGCTCGACGGCTTCGCCTACGTCGCCCCTCGCAAGAACATCTTCCTCCGCGCCAACGCGACGCTGGCCCACCCCGAGGGCAAGCCCGGGCTCCCGTACGTCACGCAGCTTTCGGGACAGCTCGTGGTCGCCAACAACGGGAAGCTGGAGCAGCTCCCCCTGCCCAACCTCGCGCACGTGGCGGGCCCCGTCCTCATCGAGGCCAACGACGCCCTGCGGTCCGCGGTGGGGACGCAACTGCGGAGCGTGGGGGGCGACCTCACCCTCCAGCGCAACGCCAGGCTGGAGTCGCTCGGGGGGCTGGGGAAGCTCACGAGCGTCGACGGCAAGCTCACCCTCCACTCCAACACCGCGCTGACCAGCATGGCGGGCCTGGACGTCCTGCACCACGTGGGCGACCTGCAGGTGAGCGCCCATCCGAACCTCGCCCATGTCGGAGACCTGGAGGCGCTCCAAGTCGTAGACGGGGACATCACGTTCACGGACAACCCCCAGGCGCGCTCCGTGCGCGGGCTGTCCCTGCTCACCCGGGTCGGCCACCTCGACATCACGGGCCACGAATCCCTCGCGTCGCTGACCGGCCTGGCGAACCTCGCCCAGGCGCGCGCGGTGACCGTGTCGGCCACCCGTGTGCTCACGACGCTCTCCGACCTGGAGGCCCTGAAGGACGTCGGGAGCCTCACCCTGGAGCGGAACGCGGAGCTGGGGCAGGTGGACCTCCCCGCGCTGGAGAACGTCACCGAGGACTTCATCGTCCGCGACAACCCGCGGCTGGCCACGTGCCAGGCCAACCAGGTCGCGAACCTCGTCTTCAAGGGCCCCGAGAAGGCCCGCGTCATCGAAGGAAACAACGACGCGGCCAGCTGTCCCTGA
- a CDS encoding DUF7151 family protein: MRWTWGLLLLGGLTGCDAITLEQLGPKTVTRTTAVPAGATCEYGGSKLESGQDWNRDGVLGDAEVGATEYLCDEPPPPVVVRRRPEPPGGHCELGGTAVQSGHDANGNGDLDDGEVLTTEYVCAQPPPDVLVTYAQLPPGETCPQGGQTIRAGTDEDGDGALSPGEVDREINACMEKAPFLMRAYAPWPQYGSCVNGTQMLVQAGVDLDEDRALDPDEVRASRYLCGQASKIRFAWKTTTASEHCSTEGFSVDAWVDENGDEQMAQGEPQIALHVCRGSTLYDGVYVVRGPADLAALRSITHLRGTLVVNSPDMEKLDLPSLWSIDGSLSIIRSPYLTSVALPALRYVGEDVEVFTNETLKDLNLGSHGPTPSHPVWVGGKVKLSDNAALTSLTGVTGLAPQKSFILTENASLEASIGLPYLESLSEELVVGANPKLLYLGFMALESVGGPARVYDNDSLTSLFGLRTLRTVGTELYIIGNDALEDTSGLEALTQVGGNFWVQENAALRSLALPSLRGFQDLLVEDNPQLESMGPLPSLSNPFRELRIARNAKLTRVTQAPGLQVAGTLTIARNPLLTDLSAFENVTRASHVELDQNDALPSLSGFKGLREAGWFKVILHDGLRTLDMGERLRVTAEFNVSYNPRLPTCAVDALADAAFTGDPDARFVEGNDDTATCSP, from the coding sequence ATGCGCTGGACCTGGGGACTGCTGCTGCTGGGGGGCCTGACGGGCTGCGACGCCATCACGCTGGAGCAGCTCGGCCCGAAGACCGTCACCCGCACGACGGCGGTGCCGGCCGGGGCGACGTGCGAGTACGGCGGCAGCAAGCTCGAGTCGGGGCAGGACTGGAACCGGGATGGCGTGCTCGGCGACGCGGAGGTCGGCGCGACCGAATATCTGTGCGACGAGCCACCGCCTCCGGTCGTGGTGCGCAGGCGGCCCGAGCCCCCGGGCGGGCACTGCGAGCTGGGCGGGACGGCGGTCCAGTCCGGCCATGACGCCAACGGGAATGGAGACCTGGACGACGGGGAGGTGCTCACCACCGAGTACGTCTGCGCGCAGCCACCGCCCGACGTGCTCGTGACGTACGCACAGCTCCCGCCCGGGGAGACGTGTCCCCAGGGCGGGCAGACCATCCGCGCGGGGACGGACGAAGATGGCGACGGCGCGCTGTCCCCGGGCGAGGTCGACCGCGAAATCAACGCCTGCATGGAGAAGGCGCCCTTCCTCATGCGGGCCTACGCCCCCTGGCCGCAGTACGGCTCCTGCGTCAACGGCACCCAGATGCTCGTGCAGGCGGGCGTCGACCTCGACGAGGACCGCGCGCTCGACCCCGACGAGGTGCGCGCGTCCCGCTACCTCTGCGGTCAGGCGTCGAAGATCCGCTTCGCGTGGAAGACCACGACCGCGAGCGAGCACTGCTCCACCGAGGGCTTCTCCGTCGACGCCTGGGTGGACGAGAACGGCGACGAGCAGATGGCCCAGGGGGAGCCGCAGATCGCCCTGCACGTCTGCCGCGGTTCGACCCTCTATGACGGCGTCTACGTGGTGCGCGGGCCCGCGGACCTGGCGGCCCTGCGGTCCATCACCCACCTGCGCGGCACGCTCGTCGTCAACAGCCCGGACATGGAGAAGCTCGACCTGCCGTCACTCTGGTCCATCGACGGAAGCTTGAGCATCATCCGCAGCCCCTACCTCACCTCCGTCGCGCTCCCCGCCCTGCGCTACGTGGGAGAGGACGTGGAGGTCTTCACCAATGAAACGCTGAAGGACCTGAACCTCGGCTCCCACGGACCGACGCCCAGCCACCCCGTCTGGGTCGGCGGCAAGGTGAAGCTGAGCGACAACGCCGCGCTGACGTCCTTGACGGGCGTCACGGGGCTGGCGCCCCAGAAGAGCTTCATCCTCACGGAGAACGCCTCGCTCGAGGCGAGCATCGGCCTGCCCTACCTCGAGTCCCTGTCGGAGGAGCTCGTCGTGGGGGCCAACCCCAAGCTCCTCTACCTGGGCTTCATGGCCCTCGAGTCCGTCGGAGGTCCGGCGAGGGTCTACGACAACGACTCGCTCACCAGCCTGTTCGGGCTGCGCACGCTGCGCACCGTCGGCACGGAGCTCTACATCATCGGCAACGACGCCCTCGAGGACACCTCCGGCCTGGAGGCGCTGACGCAGGTCGGAGGGAACTTCTGGGTCCAGGAGAACGCGGCCCTGCGGTCGCTCGCGCTCCCCTCGCTGCGGGGCTTCCAGGACCTGCTCGTCGAGGACAACCCCCAGCTCGAGTCGATGGGCCCGCTCCCCTCGCTGTCCAACCCGTTCCGAGAGCTGCGCATCGCTCGCAACGCGAAGCTGACCCGCGTGACGCAGGCGCCCGGCCTCCAGGTGGCTGGCACGCTGACCATCGCCCGAAACCCCCTCCTCACCGACCTGTCGGCCTTCGAGAACGTCACGCGGGCGTCCCACGTGGAGCTCGATCAGAACGACGCCCTGCCCAGCCTCTCCGGCTTCAAGGGCCTGCGCGAGGCGGGCTGGTTCAAGGTGATACTGCACGACGGGCTGCGGACGCTCGACATGGGCGAGCGGCTCCGGGTCACCGCGGAGTTCAACGTCTCCTACAACCCCCGGCTCCCCACCTGCGCGGTCGACGCGCTCGCGGACGCGGCCTTCACGGGCGACCCCGACGCGCGCTTCGTCGAGGGCAACGACGACACGGCCACCTGCTCGCCGTAG
- a CDS encoding FAD-dependent oxidoreductase codes for MAKPVILAVDDDTEVLRAVERDLRRKYGRDYRVLSADRGEAALETVRQLRLRGDPVALFLVDQRMPGMSGVEFLERAKGLYDEARRVLLTAYADTQAAIHAINEVRLDHYLLKPWEPPEERLYPVLTDLLDEWWAHHPPSFEGIRVLGNRWSPRSHALRDFLGSNQVPYQWLDVEVSDEGRLLFAQAGGAAVEKLPLVLFPDGTRMMAPAPVELAERIGLKVRATKPFYDLVIIGGGPAGLAAAVYGASEGLSTVMVERSAPGGQAGTSSRIENYLGFPAGLSGADLARRAVTQAARFGVEILTPQEVSAVRVADPYRIVKLGDGTELSCHALLVATGVQWRRLATPGMEALSGAGVYYGAARTEAVSCKDEEVFIVGGANSAGQAALYFSQFARKVTLVVRGDSLERGMSHYLVEQVRALSNVTVLLNTEVTRVEGNGHLERVTLRTRDEQERTLPASALFIMIGAEPCTDWLDGVVARDERGYVLTGPDLMPGGQRPKGWKPDREPFLLETSVPGIFAAGDVRHASIKRVASGVGEGSIAISFIHQYLSEV; via the coding sequence ATGGCCAAGCCCGTCATCCTCGCGGTGGACGACGACACGGAGGTGCTGCGCGCCGTGGAGCGCGACCTGCGGCGCAAGTATGGCCGGGACTACCGGGTGCTGAGCGCGGACCGGGGCGAGGCCGCGCTGGAGACGGTGCGCCAGCTGCGCCTGCGCGGTGACCCGGTGGCGCTGTTCCTGGTGGACCAGCGCATGCCCGGCATGTCCGGCGTGGAGTTCCTCGAACGGGCCAAGGGGCTCTACGACGAGGCCCGCCGCGTGCTGCTCACCGCCTACGCGGACACGCAGGCCGCCATCCACGCCATCAACGAGGTGCGGCTGGACCACTACCTGCTCAAGCCGTGGGAGCCCCCCGAGGAGCGCCTCTACCCGGTGCTGACGGACCTGCTCGACGAGTGGTGGGCCCACCATCCCCCCTCCTTCGAGGGCATCCGCGTGCTGGGCAACCGCTGGTCGCCCCGCTCGCACGCGCTGCGCGACTTCCTGGGCAGCAACCAGGTGCCATACCAGTGGCTCGACGTGGAGGTGAGCGACGAGGGCCGGCTCCTGTTCGCGCAGGCCGGGGGCGCCGCGGTGGAGAAGCTGCCCCTGGTCCTCTTCCCGGACGGCACCCGGATGATGGCGCCCGCCCCCGTGGAGCTGGCCGAGCGCATCGGCCTGAAGGTCCGCGCCACCAAGCCCTTCTACGACCTGGTCATCATCGGCGGTGGTCCCGCGGGGCTCGCCGCCGCGGTGTATGGCGCGTCCGAGGGGCTGAGCACCGTCATGGTGGAGCGCAGCGCGCCGGGCGGACAGGCGGGCACCAGCTCGCGCATCGAGAACTACCTGGGCTTCCCCGCGGGGCTGAGCGGCGCGGACCTGGCGCGCCGGGCGGTGACGCAGGCGGCGCGCTTCGGCGTCGAAATCCTCACGCCCCAGGAGGTGAGCGCCGTGCGGGTGGCGGACCCCTACCGCATCGTGAAGCTGGGCGACGGCACGGAGCTGAGCTGTCACGCGCTGCTGGTCGCCACCGGCGTGCAATGGCGGAGGCTGGCCACGCCCGGCATGGAGGCGCTGTCCGGCGCGGGCGTCTACTACGGCGCGGCGCGCACGGAGGCGGTGTCCTGCAAGGACGAGGAGGTCTTCATCGTCGGCGGCGCCAACTCCGCGGGACAGGCCGCGCTCTACTTCTCCCAGTTCGCGCGGAAGGTGACGCTCGTGGTGCGCGGGGACTCGCTGGAGCGGGGCATGTCCCACTACCTGGTGGAGCAGGTGCGCGCGCTGTCCAACGTGACGGTGCTCCTGAACACGGAGGTGACGCGGGTGGAGGGCAACGGCCACCTGGAGCGCGTCACGCTGCGCACGCGCGACGAACAGGAGCGCACGCTGCCCGCCTCGGCCCTGTTCATCATGATTGGCGCCGAGCCGTGCACCGACTGGCTGGACGGCGTGGTGGCGCGGGACGAGCGGGGCTACGTGCTCACCGGGCCGGACCTGATGCCGGGCGGCCAGCGCCCCAAGGGGTGGAAGCCGGACCGCGAGCCCTTCCTCCTGGAGACGAGCGTGCCGGGCATCTTCGCCGCGGGCGACGTGCGCCACGCCTCCATCAAGCGCGTGGCGTCCGGAGTGGGCGAGGGCTCCATCGCCATCTCCTTCATCCACCAATACCTGAGCGAGGTGTGA
- a CDS encoding sensor histidine kinase translates to MSGDDKDPKERLQCVQGTLLRQEKLAALGRHAAGLAHEMNNPASAGRRASEQLAQAMDAAEDLSLALDRWKPTVEQRQLLLRVCRQSQGRGATRDMDPLSRGDAEDALASWLDARGLASAWDVAPTLLDAAIGVEQLEPVAGLFAPEALPDALAWLEALVRARALLAEVRQSTTRLADLAGAVKSYTHAGKEHPEPVDVHEGLENTLLLLNYKLKHGVEVKREYDRGLPRVQALPGGLNHVWTNLIDNAIDAMDGKGHLTVRTARDGGSLLVEMVDDGPGIPPELLSRIWEPFFTTKPMGHGTGLGLDITHRIVVDLHHGDVRVDSRPGHTSFQVRLPLETSAAA, encoded by the coding sequence GTGTCCGGGGATGACAAGGACCCGAAGGAGCGGCTCCAGTGCGTGCAGGGCACCCTGCTGCGCCAGGAGAAGCTCGCGGCGCTGGGCCGCCACGCGGCGGGGCTGGCGCACGAGATGAACAACCCGGCCTCCGCGGGGCGGCGCGCCAGCGAGCAGCTGGCCCAGGCCATGGACGCGGCGGAGGACCTGTCGCTGGCGCTGGACCGGTGGAAGCCGACTGTGGAGCAGCGCCAGCTGCTCCTGCGCGTCTGCCGGCAGAGCCAGGGCCGGGGCGCGACGCGGGACATGGACCCGCTCTCCCGGGGCGACGCCGAGGACGCGCTCGCCTCCTGGCTGGACGCGCGCGGGCTGGCCAGCGCCTGGGACGTGGCCCCCACGCTGCTGGACGCGGCCATCGGCGTCGAGCAGCTCGAGCCGGTCGCCGGCCTCTTCGCCCCGGAGGCCCTGCCGGACGCGCTCGCGTGGCTGGAGGCCCTGGTGCGCGCCCGCGCGCTGCTGGCGGAGGTGCGGCAGAGCACCACGCGGCTGGCGGATCTGGCGGGCGCGGTGAAGTCGTACACGCACGCGGGCAAGGAGCACCCGGAGCCGGTGGACGTGCACGAGGGGCTGGAGAACACGCTGCTCCTGCTCAACTACAAGCTCAAGCACGGCGTGGAGGTGAAGCGCGAATACGACCGGGGCCTGCCCCGCGTCCAGGCGCTGCCCGGCGGCCTCAACCACGTGTGGACCAACCTCATCGACAACGCCATCGACGCGATGGACGGCAAGGGCCACCTCACCGTGCGCACCGCGCGGGACGGAGGCTCGCTGCTGGTGGAGATGGTGGACGACGGGCCCGGCATCCCCCCGGAGCTGCTGTCGCGCATCTGGGAGCCCTTCTTCACCACCAAGCCCATGGGCCACGGCACGGGCCTGGGCCTGGACATCACCCACCGCATCGTCGTGGACCTGCATCACGGCGACGTGCGCGTGGACTCGCGCCCCGGCCACACGTCCTTCCAGGTGCGCCTGCCCCTGGAGACATCCGCCGCGGCCTGA